From a region of the Methanolobus tindarius DSM 2278 genome:
- a CDS encoding ISL3 family transposase, which translates to MDDKLLIQMALGITPPWYVKDIDLNVSKKRMDIYLDFTKGTKFPCPVCNKLCDLHDTKEKVWRHLDFFHHETYIHARVPRTKCDGDDVKLVEVPWTRQNTGFTLFFEALIVAMSKEMSVSSIAELINIHENSVWIILAHYVEEARAKMDLSELDTIGVDEISVKKGHSYVTLFYDLHQSRVIHIENGKKRSVFKNFREVLSRKIDPDNIKYISMDMYPAFRGGAREYFPNAKIVYDKFHIVKMMNDAIDKVRRKEYQTNKDLGKTRFMWLKNPENLSDREIAKIRSIKDLDTKTAKAYRFKLGLQRLWDIKNIEVAREYLDKWHYWGTHSNIKEIITLAKMIKRNSHGILESIKQGISNGVVEGLNNKIKTAFKRSYGLKTEKCRNTMIFLMAGKLRLPTRC; encoded by the coding sequence ATGGACGATAAACTCTTGATTCAAATGGCTCTGGGAATAACCCCTCCATGGTATGTGAAAGACATTGATCTTAATGTTTCTAAGAAAAGAATGGATATTTATCTAGATTTTACCAAGGGAACGAAGTTCCCTTGCCCAGTTTGCAACAAACTGTGTGATCTCCATGATACCAAAGAAAAAGTATGGAGACACCTTGATTTCTTCCATCATGAAACATACATTCATGCACGAGTTCCCCGAACAAAGTGTGATGGAGATGATGTAAAACTTGTTGAAGTTCCATGGACAAGACAAAATACTGGATTTACATTATTTTTCGAAGCACTAATCGTTGCAATGTCCAAAGAAATGAGTGTTTCTTCAATTGCTGAATTGATCAATATTCATGAAAATTCTGTATGGATAATTCTAGCTCATTATGTTGAAGAAGCCAGAGCAAAGATGGATCTCTCTGAGTTAGATACTATTGGAGTAGATGAAATATCTGTCAAAAAAGGTCACAGCTATGTGACCTTGTTCTATGATCTACATCAATCAAGAGTAATTCATATTGAAAATGGAAAGAAAAGAAGTGTTTTCAAGAACTTCAGGGAAGTTCTTTCCAGAAAAATAGACCCTGATAATATCAAGTATATTTCAATGGACATGTATCCTGCTTTTAGGGGTGGAGCAAGGGAATATTTCCCAAATGCTAAGATCGTTTACGATAAGTTCCATATTGTCAAAATGATGAATGATGCAATTGATAAGGTTCGAAGAAAGGAGTATCAAACAAATAAAGATCTGGGTAAAACGAGATTCATGTGGTTGAAAAATCCTGAAAATCTATCGGATAGGGAAATAGCTAAGATTCGATCAATCAAAGATTTGGATACTAAAACAGCAAAAGCTTACAGATTTAAGCTTGGACTTCAACGTCTGTGGGATATAAAAAATATAGAGGTAGCGAGGGAATATCTTGACAAATGGCATTATTGGGGAACACATAGCAACATCAAGGAAATTATCACATTGGCCAAGATGATTAAAAGAAATTCTCATGGGATATTGGAATCAATCAAACAAGGTATCAGCAACGGTGTTGTTGAAGGATTGAACAACAAAATTAAAACTGCTTTTAAGAGATCATATGGATTGAAGACTGAGAAGTGTAGGAATACAATGATATTCTTGATGGCGGGTAAACTTCGTTTACCCACACGATGTTAA